A region of the Cardiocondyla obscurior isolate alpha-2009 linkage group LG03, Cobs3.1, whole genome shotgun sequence genome:
gtctaatttaaaaaaacaaagtaagaatatattaacattaGAAAGACAATCTACTTTTTTGACTGGAGGAGGACCatatgagaaaaaaaaccaagttGATTCCGATGTTTTGGATATAATTCCGGATTTAATGACTACTGCACCAACTTTGTCTTTTTGTAACATAAGTACACAACAAGCCGtaggtatttaaaatatcttgaaatattgtataaaaacttaataaCGTATAGCTAATTTCATGGGCTGCACTGACACGCACCACTGCAATTGAGATTGACCCACTCTAGTCCAACCCAAGTATAAAAATGACATGTCATTTAATCCTCGTTTTTGCATTGATGGTGTGCATCGGTTCAAATAAAGCTGCTGTACACCATCAATGTaggaacgagagaaaagtatCCATCTTACTTATATACTTGGATTGGTTTAGGTTGACCTTGATTGCACTGGTGCGTACCAGTGCAGTCCAATTAAATTcgcttttaaagaaattatattttatctgaaataaaatttacctaAATTTTTTAGAGCAACAACGCGAAGTTTTAAAAGCGATACAACTAAACTGCAATCCAACATTTGTTATGAGTAAGTTAAA
Encoded here:
- the LOC139113903 gene encoding uncharacterized protein isoform X1 yields the protein MFDVYLQRYVQQLRKYWSNLKKQSKNILTLERQSTFLTGGGPYEKKNQVDSDVLDIIPDLMTTAPTLSFCNISTQQAVEQQREVLKAIQLNCNPTFVMNTASKIRENLETELSEVIYVENTESRPSSQSVLLVCSRVYAEFRKIDCSRSYPNNMDNNFKYV
- the LOC139113903 gene encoding uncharacterized protein isoform X2, giving the protein MYVQQLRKYWSNLKKQSKNILTLERQSTFLTGGGPYEKKNQVDSDVLDIIPDLMTTAPTLSFCNISTQQAVEQQREVLKAIQLNCNPTFVMNTASKIRENLETELSEVIYVENTESRPSSQSVLLVCSRVYAEFRKIDCSRSYPNNMDNNFKYV